The Thalassophryne amazonica chromosome 13, fThaAma1.1, whole genome shotgun sequence genome window below encodes:
- the LOC117523280 gene encoding C-X-C motif chemokine 10-like: MKPQSVCPLALLSLFCVLITVQESVSPFAPGRCLCPQMQNRVRGQLKDLKVFPQSPGCDKETVIVTLKRSGESVCVNPEAPMGKQLIHCWKRSLKLGRNVKLCLRRKRRRAKSGQHQSRQKVRGHK, from the exons ATGAAGCCTCAGTCCGTCTGTCCGCTTGCCCTGCTGAGCCTCTTCTGTGTACTGATCACAG TGCAAGAGTCAGTCAGCCCGTTTGCACCAGGAAGATGTTTGTGTCCACAGATGCAGAATCGTGTCAGAGGGCAGCTGAAAGACCTGAAGGTTTTCCCCCAAAGCCCCGGGTGTGACAAAGAAACAGTCAT AGTGACGCTTAAGCGCAGTGGTGAATCAGTGTGTGTGAATCCAGAAGCGCCTATGGGGAAGCAGTTGATACACTGCTGGAAAAG ATCCCTTAAGTTGGGTCGTAATGTGAAGCTGTGcctgaggaggaagaggaggagagcaaagagTGGTCAGCACCAGTCTCGACAGAAGGTCCGAGGTCACAAGTGA